The Gammaproteobacteria bacterium genome has a segment encoding these proteins:
- a CDS encoding ChaN family lipoprotein — MRTVFSRPASCRRTGRIVAAAFGLLAPALLLAAGQDPLHMKIGDPARSGREVPVVLDGITDTASGKLITPQEMARRLAGTGILFIGENHTNQEFHNVQYRTIRALHEAGRKVMIGLEMFPYTEQAVLDDWIGRRFTERGFVDLGRWYDNWGYHWNYYRDIFLYARANGIGMYAINSPRDVVKSVRAKGFDNLSPEEAAHLPPQLAPESDEHQRMFRAFFDPADALHMNDDALQGLYRAQTMWDATMGWNALQALQQHGGDNAIMVVLIGAGHVTYGLGSERQIAAHYDGRIDSLIPVTVIDDDGKPVKQVRASYASYVWGLPEERETVYPSIGVSLMGKLGKEPSQIIQVSERSVAERAGLKVGDVLLALDGTAIDSDVTLRRTMADHRWGDVIDARIRRDGAEQTLPIEVRRARP; from the coding sequence ATGCGAACAGTCTTTTCCCGACCGGCGTCATGCCGCCGCACCGGCCGCATCGTCGCCGCCGCCTTCGGCCTGCTGGCGCCCGCCCTGCTGCTGGCGGCGGGCCAGGATCCGCTGCACATGAAGATCGGCGACCCCGCGCGCAGCGGTCGCGAGGTGCCGGTGGTCCTCGACGGCATCACTGACACGGCGAGCGGCAAGCTCATCACCCCGCAGGAGATGGCCCGCCGGCTCGCCGGCACGGGCATCCTCTTCATCGGCGAGAACCACACCAACCAGGAATTCCACAACGTGCAGTACCGCACCATCCGCGCGCTGCACGAGGCCGGCCGCAAGGTGATGATCGGGCTGGAGATGTTCCCCTACACCGAGCAGGCGGTGCTCGACGACTGGATCGGCCGCCGCTTCACCGAGCGGGGCTTCGTCGACCTCGGCCGCTGGTACGACAACTGGGGCTATCACTGGAACTACTACCGCGACATCTTCCTCTACGCGCGTGCCAACGGCATCGGCATGTACGCGATCAACAGCCCGCGTGACGTGGTCAAGTCCGTGCGCGCCAAGGGCTTCGACAATCTCAGCCCCGAGGAGGCGGCCCACCTGCCCCCGCAACTCGCGCCCGAGAGCGACGAGCATCAACGCATGTTCCGCGCCTTCTTCGACCCCGCCGACGCGCTGCACATGAACGACGACGCGCTCCAGGGCCTGTACCGGGCGCAGACCATGTGGGACGCGACCATGGGCTGGAACGCACTGCAGGCGCTGCAACAGCACGGCGGCGACAACGCCATCATGGTGGTGCTGATCGGCGCCGGCCACGTCACCTACGGGCTCGGTTCGGAGCGCCAGATCGCGGCGCACTACGACGGACGCATCGATTCGCTCATCCCGGTCACCGTCATCGACGACGACGGCAAGCCGGTCAAGCAGGTGCGCGCGTCCTACGCGTCGTACGTGTGGGGCCTGCCGGAAGAACGCGAAACGGTCTATCCGAGCATCGGCGTCTCGCTCATGGGCAAGCTCGGCAAGGAGCCCAGCCAGATCATCCAGGTGAGCGAACGCTCCGTGGCCGAGCGGGCCGGGCTGAAAGTCGGCGACGTGCTGCTCGCCCTCGACGGCACCGCGATCGACTCCGATGTCACGCTGCGCCGGACGATGGCCGACCACCGCTGGGGCGACGTGATCGATGCGCGCATCCGGCGCGACGGCGCGGAGCAGACGCTGCCGATCGAGGTCCGCCGCGCGCGGCCGTAG
- a CDS encoding tetratricopeptide repeat protein, translating to MFGVGSKLDRWMNSKKIQQAMHSVQTNQLDAAEAICTEVLAGEPDHADAHHVLGLVALRRGDGARAVEEINKAIASNPSQPDFYTSLGLAHYGFGRVAEATSRFRQSLELRPRDAGTLNNLGVCYKEQDQYSEAADAFREAIALDPGQFAARMNLSSTLTLQGDLDGALAALREAIALKPAFAAGYSNLLAALNYGAEGSPEDLHREALEFERRYAAALLPAAPQFANTPDPARVLKIGYVSPDFREHSVAHFISGLLSAHHRDRVAVYGYAEVRRPDDRTRQLQAGADQWRTIAGKSDEAVAAMIREDGIDVLVDLAGHTANNRLLVFARKPAPVQVTWLGYPGTTGLRAMDYRLTDAIADPPGESDRLHTEKLIRLPRGFLCYQTAQPLPEVAPPPCLAHGHVTFGSFNALLKVTPQVVRVWARILQQVPDSRLLLKSQGLTDPPTRVRLVRAFRELGVDTDRVELLGVMPAREAHLGLYARVDIALDPFPYNGTTTTCEALWMGVPVITLCGNRHAGRVGASLLGQVGLAELVAADEAAYVGLAETLATDRQRLAVLRGTLRPRLQGSALMDLPGFTTALEQAYREMWTQWCHRAGGRS from the coding sequence ATGTTTGGGGTAGGCTCGAAGCTCGACCGCTGGATGAACTCGAAGAAGATCCAGCAGGCGATGCACAGCGTTCAGACTAACCAGCTCGATGCGGCCGAGGCAATTTGCACCGAGGTCCTCGCCGGGGAGCCGGACCATGCCGACGCCCATCACGTGCTCGGGCTCGTGGCGCTGCGGCGCGGTGACGGCGCCCGGGCCGTGGAGGAGATCAACAAGGCGATCGCCTCGAATCCGTCGCAGCCGGATTTCTATACCAGCCTCGGCCTGGCCCACTACGGCTTCGGCCGCGTCGCCGAGGCGACCAGCCGGTTCCGCCAGTCGCTCGAGCTGCGCCCGCGCGATGCCGGCACGCTCAACAATCTCGGGGTCTGTTACAAGGAACAGGATCAGTATTCCGAGGCGGCCGACGCCTTCCGCGAGGCGATCGCACTCGATCCGGGACAGTTTGCCGCGCGCATGAATCTCAGCAGCACCCTGACGTTGCAGGGCGATCTCGACGGCGCCCTCGCCGCGCTGCGCGAGGCCATCGCGCTCAAGCCGGCGTTTGCCGCCGGCTATTCGAACCTGCTGGCGGCGCTCAATTACGGAGCGGAGGGCTCGCCGGAGGACCTCCACCGCGAGGCGCTGGAGTTCGAGCGCCGCTACGCCGCTGCGCTGCTGCCGGCGGCGCCGCAGTTCGCCAACACGCCGGACCCGGCGCGGGTGTTGAAAATCGGTTACGTGTCGCCGGATTTCCGCGAGCACTCGGTGGCGCATTTCATCAGCGGCCTGCTCAGCGCCCACCACCGCGACCGCGTCGCTGTGTACGGCTACGCCGAAGTCCGCCGGCCCGACGACCGCACGCGCCAGTTGCAGGCCGGCGCCGACCAGTGGCGCACGATCGCCGGCAAGAGCGACGAGGCAGTCGCAGCCATGATCCGCGAGGACGGCATCGACGTGCTGGTCGATCTGGCCGGGCACACCGCCAACAACCGCCTGCTCGTCTTCGCGCGCAAGCCGGCGCCGGTGCAGGTCACCTGGCTCGGCTATCCGGGCACCACCGGCCTGCGGGCCATGGATTATCGCCTCACCGATGCGATTGCCGACCCGCCGGGCGAATCCGATCGCCTGCACACGGAGAAGCTGATCCGCCTGCCGCGCGGCTTTCTCTGCTACCAGACCGCGCAACCGCTGCCCGAGGTCGCGCCGCCACCCTGCCTTGCGCACGGCCATGTCACCTTCGGCAGTTTCAACGCGCTGCTCAAGGTCACGCCGCAGGTGGTGCGGGTCTGGGCGCGGATCCTGCAGCAGGTCCCCGACTCGCGGCTGCTGCTGAAATCCCAGGGCCTGACGGACCCGCCGACGCGCGTACGGCTGGTCAGGGCCTTCCGCGAGCTGGGCGTGGACACGGACCGCGTGGAACTGCTGGGCGTGATGCCGGCGCGCGAGGCCCATCTCGGCCTGTACGCGCGCGTGGACATCGCCCTCGACCCGTTTCCCTACAATGGCACCACGACGACCTGCGAGGCGCTGTGGATGGGGGTGCCGGTGATTACGCTGTGCGGCAACCGCCACGCCGGCCGGGTCGGCGCCAGCCTGCTCGGACAGGTCGGGCTGGCGGAGCTGGTCGCGGCGGACGAAGCCGCCTACGTCGGACTGGCCGAAACGCTCGCCACCGACCGCCAGCGGCTCGCGGTCTTGCGCGGCACGCTGCGGCCGCGGCTGCAGGGCTCCGCGCTGATGGACCTGCCGGGCTTCACGACCGCGCTCGAGCAGGCGTATCGCGAGATGTGGACGCAGTGGTGCCACCGGGCGGGTGGCCGGTCCTGA
- a CDS encoding fused MFS/spermidine synthase, whose product MSSSDSALPRGLLGTLALCFFLSGFAALLYQTAWQRAFSVVFGTSELAVATVLAVYMAGLALGAALAERFLARIRRPVRVYGLLEAGIGATALLVPFALGWAQELYAAVLGHQPLPPDARGLGQSLFYVLAGFLILVLPTALMGATLPILMRSVVRRDAEVGPRAALLYGINTAGAVAGAALGGFVLLGALGLHGTVLLGVAVNALVFLLAVALSRRALPLAPAAAADPGAAPDPTFLAACLAPLLQPQGWRRALGAQPAWILPVMALSGAATFTYEVLWTRLLSHVVGGSIFAFATMLAAFLAGIALGGGLAGPFARSRAQATTSFIVAQGAIALISLAIFVFLDALLPASRGLGVNIALATAVLLPPAVAIGATFPLAVRILSPDERLAPRCTARLYAWNTVGAIAGALIAGFWLIPTLGFEGAIRVIVTLNLALALAVTLLIRTPSLPLATACAAALAGIVLYQPARPTAVLRTSYVMSTAISGGKDLYFGVGRSSTVRLAEQIAGYRIFNNGLTEAQIFAHGAPPAFDSGNWLSALPVVARPGARSMLVVGFGGGVVVERLAPTLTEVHVVELEEKVITANRLIAATRNHDPLADPRLTVIINDARNALRLTERRYDIIVSQPSHPWTAGASHLFTTEFAALARSRLTEGGVFLQWMDATFLDAAMLRALTATLTEIFPQVRLYNPQSTDLLFVASDSPLDLERSLTTAANQPALAGYLASVGIASREDLLATLVLDERAARRFAADAPASTDDFNLMATRSRSQADGLSLDGLYEAIGDIDPLADAAFWSQVTADAQPPDFLYLASRVAMRQATQRRLPGWHAATGDPQVALRIGAIAALAGGQPQEAQRLFDEILRADPDDQAIRWLLVSTRLAEVLNGMAPRALRSEADKLTGTPAAVLAGLRHEQRGDWPAVAALDPLLAAAHPADPWYLPANRLRAGWRLQPGTTERTARAAEALVLVDQLATMRLDIPLLFQRTAAAELTGNAPAALESLAIVLERISGGLSRSSAEDPERVRMRDTFRAAESFLQAHPAWRDQPRGPLIFAFAENLQAQFDRP is encoded by the coding sequence TTGAGCTCATCGGACTCCGCCCTGCCGCGCGGGCTGCTCGGCACGCTGGCGTTGTGCTTTTTTCTCTCCGGCTTCGCCGCGCTGCTCTACCAGACGGCCTGGCAGCGCGCCTTCTCCGTGGTGTTCGGCACCTCCGAGCTCGCCGTGGCCACCGTGCTCGCCGTCTACATGGCCGGCCTCGCCCTCGGGGCGGCGCTCGCCGAGCGCTTCCTCGCCCGCATTCGCCGCCCGGTGCGCGTCTACGGGCTGCTCGAGGCGGGCATCGGTGCCACCGCGTTGCTCGTGCCCTTCGCGCTCGGCTGGGCGCAGGAGCTCTACGCCGCCGTGCTCGGCCACCAGCCGCTGCCGCCCGATGCGCGCGGGCTCGGCCAGTCGCTGTTCTACGTGCTCGCCGGCTTTCTCATCCTGGTGCTGCCCACCGCGCTGATGGGCGCCACGCTGCCGATCCTGATGCGCTCGGTGGTGCGCCGCGACGCCGAGGTCGGCCCGCGGGCCGCGCTCCTCTACGGCATCAACACCGCAGGCGCCGTGGCCGGTGCGGCGCTCGGCGGCTTCGTGCTGCTCGGCGCGCTCGGCCTGCACGGCACCGTGCTGCTCGGCGTGGCGGTCAACGCGCTGGTGTTCCTCCTCGCCGTGGCGCTCTCCCGCCGCGCCCTGCCGCTCGCACCTGCCGCGGCCGCAGACCCCGGCGCCGCGCCCGATCCCACCTTCCTCGCCGCCTGCCTCGCCCCGCTCCTTCAGCCGCAGGGCTGGCGCCGCGCGCTCGGTGCCCAGCCGGCCTGGATCCTGCCGGTGATGGCGCTCTCCGGGGCGGCCACCTTCACCTACGAGGTGCTCTGGACGCGCCTGCTCAGCCATGTCGTCGGCGGCAGCATCTTCGCCTTCGCCACCATGCTCGCCGCCTTCCTCGCCGGCATCGCCCTCGGCGGCGGGCTCGCCGGGCCATTCGCCCGCTCGCGCGCCCAGGCCACCACCAGCTTCATCGTTGCCCAGGGCGCCATCGCGCTCATCTCGCTCGCCATCTTCGTCTTCCTCGACGCGCTGCTGCCCGCCAGCCGCGGCCTCGGCGTCAACATCGCGCTGGCCACCGCCGTGCTGCTGCCCCCGGCGGTGGCCATCGGCGCCACCTTCCCGCTCGCCGTGCGCATCCTCAGCCCCGACGAGCGCCTCGCCCCGCGCTGTACCGCCCGCCTCTACGCCTGGAACACCGTCGGAGCCATCGCCGGGGCGCTCATCGCCGGCTTCTGGCTCATCCCCACCCTCGGCTTCGAGGGCGCCATCCGCGTCATCGTCACCCTCAACCTCGCCCTCGCACTCGCCGTCACCCTGCTCATCCGCACACCTTCCCTCCCGCTCGCCACCGCCTGCGCCGCCGCGCTGGCCGGCATCGTTCTCTACCAACCCGCGCGACCCACCGCCGTGCTGCGTACGTCCTACGTGATGTCAACAGCGATCAGTGGGGGAAAGGATCTCTACTTCGGCGTTGGCCGCAGCAGCACGGTGCGCCTCGCCGAGCAAATCGCGGGTTACCGGATCTTCAACAACGGGCTGACGGAGGCGCAAATCTTCGCGCATGGTGCGCCTCCAGCCTTCGACTCCGGCAACTGGCTCAGCGCACTACCGGTCGTGGCGCGTCCGGGGGCACGCTCCATGCTGGTGGTCGGCTTCGGCGGTGGCGTAGTCGTCGAGCGTCTCGCGCCCACCCTCACCGAGGTACACGTGGTCGAGCTCGAGGAGAAGGTCATCACCGCCAACCGCCTCATCGCCGCCACCCGCAACCACGATCCGCTCGCCGACCCGCGCCTCACCGTCATCATCAACGACGCCCGCAACGCCCTGCGCCTCACCGAGCGGCGCTACGACATCATCGTCTCGCAGCCCTCCCACCCCTGGACTGCCGGCGCTTCGCACCTGTTCACCACCGAGTTCGCCGCGCTCGCCCGCTCGCGCCTCACCGAGGGCGGCGTCTTCCTGCAGTGGATGGACGCGACCTTCCTGGATGCCGCCATGCTAAGGGCGCTGACCGCCACGCTGACGGAAATCTTCCCGCAGGTGCGGCTCTACAACCCGCAGTCGACGGACCTGCTGTTCGTCGCATCGGATTCGCCGCTGGACCTGGAACGTTCCCTCACGACCGCCGCGAACCAGCCAGCGCTCGCCGGTTATCTCGCGAGTGTCGGGATCGCCAGTCGCGAGGACCTGCTCGCCACGCTGGTGCTCGACGAGCGCGCAGCACGACGCTTCGCAGCCGACGCGCCGGCGAGCACGGATGACTTCAACCTCATGGCCACTCGCAGCCGTTCCCAGGCCGACGGTCTTTCGCTGGATGGCCTCTACGAAGCCATCGGCGACATCGACCCGCTCGCGGATGCCGCTTTCTGGAGCCAGGTTACGGCGGACGCGCAGCCCCCGGATTTTCTGTATCTCGCCTCCCGGGTTGCGATGCGACAGGCAACCCAGCGGCGTCTGCCCGGATGGCATGCCGCCACCGGCGATCCACAAGTCGCGCTGCGCATCGGCGCCATCGCGGCGTTGGCCGGGGGCCAGCCACAGGAAGCGCAGCGGCTGTTCGACGAAATCCTGCGCGCCGACCCGGACGACCAGGCGATACGCTGGCTGTTGGTGTCGACCCGGCTCGCGGAGGTCCTCAACGGCATGGCGCCGCGCGCCCTGCGCAGCGAGGCGGACAAACTCACTGGCACCCCGGCCGCGGTGCTCGCCGGGCTGCGCCACGAGCAGCGGGGCGACTGGCCCGCGGTGGCCGCGCTCGACCCGCTGCTCGCCGCCGCGCACCCGGCCGATCCCTGGTACCTCCCAGCAAACCGCCTGCGTGCCGGCTGGCGTCTGCAGCCCGGCACGACAGAACGCACCGCACGCGCGGCTGAAGCACTCGTGCTCGTGGATCAGTTGGCCACGATGCGGCTGGACATACCGCTGCTATTCCAGCGCACGGCGGCGGCGGAGCTGACGGGCAATGCACCGGCCGCACTTGAATCGCTCGCGATAGTTCTGGAGCGGATCAGTGGCGGGTTGTCCCGAAGCAGTGCCGAGGATCCCGAGCGGGTCCGGATGCGCGACACCTTCCGGGCCGCGGAAAGCTTCCTACAGGCGCATCCGGCGTGGCGCGACCAGCCGCGTGGGCCGCTCATTTTTGCGTTCGCGGAGAACCTGCAGGCGCAGTTCGACCGGCCCTGA
- a CDS encoding tetratricopeptide repeat protein, translating into MALRQLRYVLLALAAGLVLAACSPPEERAAEYLAKAQQFFDAGDYPRAQLEAKNAAQVQPRNARARYLLALIAEKDEKPRDMLGHLLVAVDADPAMWEARVKLGTLYLFGQAYEEAAAQAKAALELAPDEAGPHLLQAQVLLQQGDREGALREVGEALAREPDNAVALAFEANVHAPVDPEKALALLDAGFARVPPADAKLMHEVKLMILEQQNRPAEVEQELKTLAEAMPEEGSYRIRLARLYTAQGRKDEAEKILRGMAATETDAKDTGGRVALITFLGRQRSPQAVEEALKGFIENEPDNQRLQIALGKFYDEQGRREDSVATLEKAIAMDPRSEQGLAGRNRLATQRLRDGDVKGANEYLQGVLADAPDDKDALLMRAGLLFADGQYQDAVAALRGVLRREPDNQNALLLLARVHERNGDMALARDAYRRLLDVNPNHPDAAREYLNAAAGSGALAEAEKVLRQLAEANSQNVELSALLTEALVMRGDLDTAETEARRLVSGEDPTGIGAYQLGQVLEGQRRFADATAAYAQALGKSPDDALMLQGLVRSLAAQGKQAEAIAELRRRVQTDPKAVNVRLALGAALGREGKTKEAVSVLEALLADQPRMVGAWVAMAELYPATSDEHLAALRRGLQALPGNAQLGFRLGAAYQGLKRVDDAMALYEEILAANPQLEWPANDLASTLLEYRYQDPASLKRAVKMAEKLANSKDPGVMDTVGWAYYRSGKAKEAVPYLEQAAAALTDVPVVQYHLGMAYLAVGQPDKGRPLLEQALATGGDDLAGAAEARQALANLKGPAASNP; encoded by the coding sequence GTGGCACTGAGACAACTGCGGTACGTTCTGTTGGCGCTCGCCGCCGGCCTGGTGCTGGCGGCCTGCAGCCCGCCGGAGGAGCGCGCGGCGGAGTATCTCGCGAAGGCGCAGCAGTTCTTCGACGCCGGCGACTACCCCCGCGCCCAGCTCGAAGCGAAGAACGCCGCGCAGGTGCAGCCGCGCAACGCGCGGGCGCGGTATCTGCTGGCGCTGATCGCCGAGAAGGACGAAAAGCCGCGCGACATGCTCGGCCACCTGCTGGTGGCGGTGGACGCCGATCCCGCGATGTGGGAGGCCCGTGTCAAGCTGGGCACCCTGTACCTGTTCGGCCAGGCCTACGAGGAAGCCGCGGCGCAGGCGAAAGCCGCGCTGGAGCTGGCGCCGGACGAGGCCGGCCCACACCTGCTGCAGGCGCAGGTGCTGCTGCAGCAGGGGGACCGCGAAGGCGCGTTGCGCGAGGTCGGCGAGGCGCTCGCGCGCGAGCCGGACAATGCGGTGGCGCTGGCGTTCGAGGCCAACGTGCACGCGCCGGTCGATCCGGAGAAGGCCCTGGCGCTGCTCGACGCGGGCTTTGCGCGCGTGCCGCCCGCGGACGCGAAGCTGATGCACGAGGTCAAGCTGATGATCCTCGAGCAGCAAAACCGGCCCGCCGAGGTGGAACAAGAACTCAAGACGCTGGCCGAGGCCATGCCGGAGGAAGGCTCCTACCGCATCCGGCTGGCTCGCCTGTACACCGCGCAGGGCCGCAAGGACGAGGCCGAGAAGATCCTGCGCGGCATGGCCGCCACGGAAACCGACGCCAAGGATACGGGCGGGCGCGTCGCGCTCATCACCTTCCTCGGCCGGCAGCGCTCGCCGCAGGCGGTCGAGGAGGCGCTCAAGGGCTTCATCGAGAACGAGCCGGACAACCAGCGCCTGCAGATCGCGCTCGGCAAGTTCTATGACGAGCAGGGCCGGCGCGAGGACTCCGTCGCCACCCTGGAGAAGGCCATTGCCATGGACCCGCGCTCGGAGCAGGGCCTGGCGGGCCGCAACCGGCTCGCCACGCAGCGCCTGCGCGACGGCGACGTCAAGGGCGCGAACGAATATCTGCAGGGCGTCCTCGCCGACGCGCCCGACGACAAGGACGCCTTGCTGATGCGCGCCGGCCTCCTGTTCGCCGACGGTCAGTACCAGGATGCGGTGGCGGCGCTGCGCGGCGTGCTGCGCCGCGAGCCGGACAACCAGAACGCGCTGCTGCTGCTGGCGCGCGTGCACGAGCGCAACGGCGACATGGCGCTGGCCCGCGATGCCTATCGCCGGCTGCTCGACGTCAACCCGAATCACCCGGATGCGGCGCGCGAGTACCTGAACGCTGCGGCGGGCAGCGGCGCGCTGGCCGAGGCGGAGAAAGTCCTGCGCCAGCTCGCCGAGGCCAATTCGCAGAACGTCGAACTGAGCGCGCTCCTGACCGAAGCGCTGGTCATGCGCGGCGACCTGGACACGGCCGAGACCGAAGCGCGGCGGCTCGTCTCCGGCGAGGACCCGACCGGCATCGGCGCCTACCAGCTTGGCCAGGTGCTCGAGGGCCAGCGACGCTTCGCGGATGCTACGGCCGCCTACGCGCAGGCGCTCGGCAAGAGCCCCGATGACGCGCTGATGCTGCAGGGGCTGGTCCGCTCGCTGGCCGCGCAGGGCAAGCAGGCGGAGGCGATCGCCGAGCTGCGCCGGCGCGTGCAGACGGACCCGAAGGCGGTGAACGTGCGCCTGGCGCTCGGGGCAGCACTCGGGCGTGAAGGCAAGACGAAGGAGGCGGTCTCAGTCCTCGAGGCGCTGCTCGCCGACCAGCCGCGGATGGTCGGTGCCTGGGTCGCCATGGCGGAGTTGTACCCGGCGACATCCGACGAGCACCTCGCGGCCCTGCGCCGTGGCCTGCAGGCGCTGCCCGGCAATGCGCAGCTCGGCTTCCGGCTGGGTGCCGCCTACCAGGGGCTCAAGCGGGTCGATGATGCCATGGCGCTCTACGAGGAGATCCTCGCGGCGAATCCGCAGCTCGAGTGGCCGGCGAACGATCTCGCCTCGACGCTGCTCGAGTATCGTTACCAGGACCCGGCGAGCCTGAAGCGCGCCGTGAAGATGGCCGAGAAGCTCGCGAACAGCAAGGACCCGGGCGTGATGGACACCGTCGGCTGGGCGTACTACCGGAGCGGCAAGGCGAAAGAGGCCGTGCCGTACCTTGAGCAGGCGGCTGCCGCGCTCACCGATGTCCCGGTGGTGCAATACCACCTTGGCATGGCCTACCTGGCTGTCGGGCAACCGGACAAGGGCCGGCCGCTGCTCGAGCAGGCGCTCGCCACCGGTGGCGACGACCTCGCCGGTGCTGCCGAGGCGCGCCAGGCGCTCGCCAACCTGAAGGGTCCCGCGGCCAGCAACCCGTAA
- a CDS encoding VPLPA-CTERM sorting domain-containing protein, producing MKKVIFAVMMFMTAGAAMAVPVTLVSHNQKSGTSVSTLIWDGSNACGMMCPGGTAVGAVASTATWDWDGTTLTGTGLYFGTTHIGSSPFASSIIGDKVTDLVINTGTNTTSATDYECKEGNFLALVGAHGCGNIDISGGSNTSFDSAIAYNVGGDASCVSRTLGGDDSSTGNPRGLTNNAGGGGCDATDGAFIQWEVLGDIGSGTFVLSNFTDITANGANYMTFQYVVPVPAAVWLFGSALGLLGWIRRRVAA from the coding sequence GTGAAGAAAGTAATTTTTGCAGTGATGATGTTCATGACTGCGGGCGCCGCGATGGCGGTACCGGTCACGCTCGTATCGCATAACCAGAAGTCTGGCACCAGTGTCAGCACCCTGATCTGGGATGGATCGAACGCCTGCGGCATGATGTGCCCCGGCGGCACGGCGGTCGGCGCCGTGGCTTCGACTGCCACCTGGGACTGGGACGGCACCACGCTCACCGGCACGGGCCTGTACTTTGGCACGACACACATCGGTAGCAGTCCGTTCGCCTCGTCGATCATCGGTGACAAGGTCACTGACCTCGTGATCAACACCGGTACCAACACCACCAGCGCTACGGACTACGAGTGCAAAGAGGGCAACTTCCTCGCTCTCGTGGGCGCGCACGGTTGTGGCAATATCGACATCTCAGGCGGCAGCAACACCAGCTTCGACAGCGCGATTGCCTACAATGTCGGCGGCGACGCGAGCTGCGTGAGCCGTACCCTCGGCGGCGACGACAGCAGCACCGGCAACCCGCGCGGGCTGACGAACAATGCTGGCGGCGGCGGCTGCGACGCGACCGATGGTGCGTTCATCCAGTGGGAAGTGCTGGGTGACATCGGGTCCGGCACCTTCGTCCTCAGCAACTTCACCGACATCACCGCCAATGGCGCGAACTACATGACCTTCCAGTACGTTGTGCCGGTGCCGGCTGCGGTCTGGCTGTTCGGCTCGGCGCTGGGCCTGCTCGGCTGGATTCGCCGGCGGGTTGCGGCCTGA